A genomic region of Sulfobacillus acidophilus DSM 10332 contains the following coding sequences:
- a CDS encoding 3-oxoacyl-(acyl-carrier-protein) reductase (PFAM: short chain dehydrogenase~COGs: COG1028 Dehydrogenase with different specificities (related to short-chain alcohol dehydrogenase)~InterPro IPR002198~KEGG: tmt:Tmath_0118 short-chain dehydrogenase/reductase SDR~PFAM: Short-chain dehydrogenase/reductase SDR~PRIAM: 3-oxoacyl-[acyl-carrier-protein] reductase~SPTR: Short-chain dehydrogenase/reductase SDR), which translates to MEYQNHVVIVTGGAQGIGRAITEAYLDAGAFVTVVDADPEALDEWTESHAAQSDHVLPIVADVSDEAAVIRLTEATLQHWGRLHIVINNAGITAPGTLGSRPTAEWDRVIAVNLRGPYLLAKYTYDALGRHDQPGVIINIASTRALMSEPHTEPYSASKGGLLALTHSLAVSLGPRVRVNAISPGWIDVSAWKKSAARQAEGLRPIDHQQHPVGRVGRPEDIAQACLWLTSPQAGFITGTNLVIDGGMTVKMIYAE; encoded by the coding sequence ATGGAATATCAAAATCACGTGGTCATCGTCACCGGTGGTGCCCAAGGGATTGGACGGGCCATTACGGAAGCCTATTTAGACGCGGGCGCGTTCGTGACCGTGGTCGATGCGGATCCCGAAGCACTGGACGAATGGACCGAATCCCATGCCGCTCAGAGCGATCACGTTTTACCCATCGTCGCCGATGTGTCGGACGAAGCGGCGGTCATCCGCCTCACAGAAGCCACGCTTCAGCACTGGGGACGCCTTCACATCGTCATCAACAATGCCGGAATAACGGCGCCCGGTACGCTAGGCAGCCGACCAACCGCCGAGTGGGACCGGGTGATTGCGGTCAACCTCCGCGGTCCATATCTTTTGGCCAAGTATACGTACGACGCTCTCGGTCGCCATGACCAACCGGGCGTGATCATTAATATCGCGTCCACCCGGGCTCTCATGTCCGAGCCCCACACCGAGCCGTACTCGGCCTCGAAGGGCGGTCTTTTGGCGCTGACGCATTCGCTGGCCGTGTCTTTAGGCCCACGGGTACGCGTAAACGCCATCAGCCCGGGTTGGATTGACGTCTCCGCCTGGAAAAAATCCGCCGCCCGCCAGGCCGAAGGGCTTCGCCCGATTGATCATCAGCAACATCCCGTCGGCCGCGTGGGACGGCCCGAGGACATCGCCCAGGCATGCCTTTGGCTTACTTCGCCCCAAGCCGGCTTCATTACCGGTACCAATCTGGTGATTGACGGCGGTATGACGGTCAAAATGATTTACGCCGAATGA
- a CDS encoding Endoribonuclease L-PSP (PFAM: Endoribonuclease L-PSP~COGs: COG0251 Putative translation initiation inhibitor yjgF family~InterPro IPR006175~KEGG: bbe:BBR47_45210 hypothetical protein~PFAM: Endoribonuclease L-PSP~SPTR: Putative uncharacterized protein), giving the protein MADQIKISTGSSWESQVGYSRAVRIGNHVEVAGTTAFRNGKIVGIGDAYAQTVCALEIIKESLEKVGATLSDVVRTRMFVTDISRWEDIGKAHSEFFQDILPVTTMVEVKSLINPELLVEIEAVAIINE; this is encoded by the coding sequence ATGGCAGATCAAATAAAAATATCGACCGGCTCTTCATGGGAATCGCAAGTAGGCTACAGCCGAGCCGTTCGGATTGGAAATCATGTTGAGGTTGCGGGAACCACGGCTTTCAGGAATGGCAAAATCGTTGGGATCGGAGATGCTTATGCTCAAACGGTATGTGCCTTGGAGATCATAAAAGAATCCCTCGAAAAAGTCGGAGCAACATTATCGGATGTTGTCCGAACACGCATGTTCGTCACAGACATCTCGCGCTGGGAAGACATTGGAAAGGCGCATAGCGAATTTTTTCAAGATATTCTTCCCGTCACAACGATGGTTGAAGTGAAGTCGCTCATAAATCCGGAACTATTGGTTGAGATCGAAGCGGTGGCAATTATCAACGAATAG
- a CDS encoding glucose-1-phosphate thymidyltransferase (PFAM: Nucleotidyl transferase~TIGRFAM: glucose-1-phosphate thymidylylransferase, long form~COGs: COG1209 dTDP-glucose pyrophosphorylase~InterPro IPR005835:IPR005908~KEGG: msv:Mesil_2754 glucose-1-phosphate thymidyltransferase~PFAM: Nucleotidyl transferase~PRIAM: Glucose-1-phosphate thymidylyltransferase~SPTR: Putative glucose-1-phosphate thymidylyltransferase;~TIGRFAM: Glucose-1-phosphate thymidylyltransferase, short form), producing the protein MKGLLLAGGTGSRLRPLTYTGAKQLIPVANRPIIEYAVDAMVAAGVVDIGVIVGDTAPAIQDALGSGERFGCRLTYIPQSAPLGLAHAVRVAEAFLGSDPFLMVLGDNLLRGGLSGLVDRFRSGDYAASILLTEVADPRQFGVAVLDGDRVIRLVEKPVEPPSAWALVGAYCFAPVIHRAIRELSPSWRGEYEITDAIQRLIDWQLPVDAARVTGWWKDTGRPEDVVEANRLVLEDLEDDRRGIVDADSQLTGRIGLAADARVIRSVIRGPVSIAAGAVIEDSYVGPYTAIGPNVVLQRTEIENSVVLADSRIIDVDQRIDQSLIGRGVVVTGGQHRPRGMRLVLGDQSRVEL; encoded by the coding sequence ATGAAAGGACTTTTACTGGCGGGCGGGACAGGCAGTCGACTACGGCCCTTGACCTATACCGGGGCTAAACAGTTGATTCCGGTCGCCAATCGGCCCATTATTGAATACGCAGTGGACGCCATGGTGGCGGCGGGCGTCGTCGATATCGGGGTAATTGTCGGGGACACGGCGCCGGCCATTCAAGACGCCTTGGGTTCGGGCGAGCGGTTCGGCTGTCGGTTAACCTATATTCCGCAGTCGGCCCCGCTTGGCTTGGCCCACGCGGTCCGGGTCGCGGAAGCCTTTTTAGGCTCCGACCCCTTTTTGATGGTGCTGGGCGATAACCTTCTGCGCGGGGGCCTCAGTGGCTTAGTGGACCGTTTTCGGTCGGGGGATTATGCGGCGTCGATTTTATTGACGGAAGTGGCCGATCCGCGTCAATTTGGCGTCGCGGTCTTAGATGGAGACCGCGTCATCCGCTTGGTCGAAAAGCCGGTCGAGCCGCCTTCGGCATGGGCGCTCGTGGGTGCCTATTGTTTTGCGCCGGTCATTCATCGGGCCATTCGAGAACTTTCGCCTTCCTGGCGGGGGGAATATGAAATTACGGATGCCATCCAGCGCCTGATTGATTGGCAGCTTCCGGTGGATGCGGCGCGGGTGACAGGCTGGTGGAAAGATACGGGGCGCCCCGAAGACGTTGTAGAAGCCAACCGGCTGGTGTTGGAAGATCTGGAAGATGACCGGCGGGGGATCGTCGATGCGGATAGCCAGTTAACCGGGCGGATTGGTTTGGCGGCAGACGCGCGCGTAATCCGATCGGTCATTCGTGGCCCGGTGTCCATTGCGGCCGGGGCGGTTATCGAAGATAGTTATGTCGGACCCTATACGGCGATCGGACCCAACGTGGTCCTGCAGCGGACCGAAATCGAGAACAGCGTCGTCCTGGCCGATAGCCGGATCATCGATGTTGACCAGCGCATCGATCAAAGTCTGATCGGACGTGGGGTTGTGGTGACCGGCGGACAGCATCGGCCGCGCGGCATGCGGCTGGTTTTGGGGGATCAAAGTCGGGTGGAATTATAA
- a CDS encoding dTDP-4-dehydrorhamnose 35-epimerase related protein (PFAM: dTDP-4-dehydrorhamnose 3,5-epimerase~COGs: COG1898 dTDP-4-dehydrorhamnose 3 5-epimerase~InterPro IPR000888~KEGG: mta:Moth_0165 dTDP-4-dehydrorhamnose 3,5-epimerase related~PFAM: dTDP-4-dehydrorhamnose 3,5-epimerase related~SPTR: dTDP-4-dehydrorhamnose 3,5-epimerase related protein) — MSRFGTIDGVQVKTLVRHPDDRGFFQEILRDDDGLLRRFGQASLSMSYPGVIKAFHYHERQDDLWFFPVGMAQVVLHDLREHSPTRGITQVLYAGEDYPVLILIPVGVAHGYRVLGNQPLMIVYFTTESYNPAAPDEKRIPWDDPGIGFDWTTHFR, encoded by the coding sequence ATGAGTCGGTTCGGTACGATTGACGGGGTACAAGTCAAAACGTTGGTTCGGCACCCCGATGACCGCGGATTTTTCCAAGAAATTTTACGGGATGACGACGGGTTATTGCGACGGTTTGGACAAGCATCCTTATCGATGTCGTATCCTGGGGTCATCAAGGCGTTTCACTATCACGAACGCCAAGATGATTTATGGTTTTTTCCGGTGGGCATGGCGCAGGTGGTCCTGCACGATTTGCGCGAGCATTCGCCTACCCGGGGCATCACCCAGGTGCTTTATGCCGGGGAAGATTACCCGGTATTGATTCTGATTCCGGTCGGGGTCGCTCATGGATATCGAGTGTTGGGCAATCAGCCGCTGATGATTGTTTACTTTACGACCGAGTCTTATAATCCTGCAGCGCCTGACGAAAAGCGGATCCCGTGGGACGATCCCGGGATCGGGTTTGATTGGACGACCCACTTTCGATAG
- a CDS encoding dTDP-glucose 4,6-dehydratase (PFAM: NAD dependent epimerase/dehydratase family~TIGRFAM: dTDP-glucose 4,6-dehydratase~COGs: COG1088 dTDP-D-glucose 4 6-dehydratase~InterPro IPR001509:IPR005888~KEGG: bcl:ABC3689 dTDP glucose 4,6-dehydratase~PFAM: NAD-dependent epimerase/dehydratase~PRIAM: dTDP-glucose 4,6-dehydratase~SPTR: dTDP-glucose 4,6-dehydratase;~TIGRFAM: dTDP-glucose 4,6-dehydratase) produces MRVVVTGGYGFIGSHVVRWLLQHVPTVEVVNLDVLTYAGNPANLADVAKDPRYRWMRVSVSDYAGVYPLFQSHPIDAVIHLAAESHVDRSIETGLPFVETNVVGTEVLLEIARKTGVGRFLQVSTDEVYGSLGPDGLFRETDPVRPNSPYAASKAAADLLVQAAHRTNGQNVVITRCSNNFGPYQFPEKLIPLWITNALEGKPWPIYGDGQNVRDWLYVEDHVEALWLALTRGQAGEIYNIGGHNEKTNWDVADALLSRLGLTRSVVVPVPDRAGHDRRYALDATKAEQELGWRPRHDWETALTATVAWYQTHRDWWQSIKQGTYQDDYRRRYPTLAEPQGD; encoded by the coding sequence ATGCGCGTTGTCGTGACCGGAGGATACGGCTTTATTGGATCGCATGTCGTGAGATGGCTGCTCCAACATGTGCCGACGGTGGAGGTGGTCAATCTCGATGTACTCACCTATGCGGGGAATCCGGCCAATTTGGCGGACGTTGCCAAGGATCCGCGATATCGGTGGATGCGGGTGTCGGTGAGCGACTACGCCGGCGTTTATCCCCTTTTTCAATCCCACCCGATCGATGCGGTGATTCATTTAGCGGCCGAATCCCATGTTGACCGGAGTATCGAAACCGGATTGCCCTTTGTGGAAACCAATGTCGTGGGCACCGAGGTGCTGTTGGAAATCGCTCGGAAAACGGGGGTCGGGCGTTTTCTGCAGGTGTCTACGGATGAAGTTTATGGAAGTTTGGGGCCTGACGGACTTTTTCGGGAAACCGACCCGGTGCGGCCGAATAGCCCGTATGCGGCCAGCAAGGCGGCCGCCGATTTGCTGGTGCAAGCGGCCCATCGCACCAATGGGCAAAACGTGGTGATTACGCGGTGCTCGAATAATTTTGGGCCCTATCAATTTCCCGAAAAATTGATCCCCTTGTGGATAACCAACGCCCTCGAAGGGAAACCCTGGCCTATCTACGGCGACGGGCAAAACGTGCGCGACTGGCTTTATGTCGAGGATCACGTGGAAGCACTCTGGCTCGCCTTAACCCGAGGACAAGCCGGCGAAATTTATAACATTGGCGGTCATAATGAAAAAACCAACTGGGATGTGGCCGACGCGTTGTTAAGTCGTTTAGGACTCACGCGGTCGGTGGTGGTGCCGGTACCCGACCGCGCCGGTCATGATCGCCGCTATGCGTTAGACGCGACCAAGGCGGAGCAAGAACTCGGCTGGCGACCGCGGCATGATTGGGAGACGGCGTTGACCGCCACGGTTGCCTGGTATCAAACGCACCGCGATTGGTGGCAGTCTATTAAACAGGGCACGTATCAAGACGATTACCGGCGCCGCTATCCGACGTTGGCGGAGCCTCAAGGGGATTAA
- a CDS encoding protein of unknown function DUF1727 (PFAM: Domain of unknown function (DUF1727); Mur ligase middle domain~COGs: COG0769 UDP-N-acetylmuramyl tripeptide synthase~InterPro IPR013221:IPR013564~KEGG: sth:STH1066 UDP-N-acetylmuramyl tripeptide synthase~PFAM: Domain of unknown function DUF1727; Mur ligase, central~SPTR: UDP-N-acetylmuramyl tripeptide synthase), translated as MRQWIAIWVGRLVGWLSRWTGRGGSSYPGVIARRIDPAILTRQARRLRRGALLITGTNGKTTTAAMLRHLMQQGGFQVVANQAGANLIAGITATFVQFRGLADWALLETDEATMPRASQEIEPAAILVTNFFRDQLDRYGELSTTVQYVRRGIENMGPRGQLVLNADDPQVAFLGHARSDVVYYGFTGVPETSPDQGYEAVDARFCPACGHPLTYRVRYYAHLGDYFCEACGWQRPEATVGVEFWDRTSRIARVRVGDVRQEIPWRLPGLYNLYNEAAALAAGWALGMEAQAMAEHLASFSAAFGRMEWLQIGHRDIWLALVKNPVGFDQVLRTVAEESQPMDVLIVINDRYADGRDVSWLWDVDFERWVPQMPVRQWWVSGIRAWDMAVRLKYAGVTPRAVRVVESPAAAMAAAVSEGEGPLFVLPTYTAMLEVRQYLTAQGHVRHFREG; from the coding sequence ATGCGGCAATGGATCGCCATATGGGTGGGGCGGCTGGTCGGATGGCTGAGCCGCTGGACAGGGCGGGGCGGGAGTTCTTATCCCGGCGTGATTGCCCGCCGCATTGATCCCGCCATTTTGACCCGGCAGGCCCGACGGCTTCGGCGGGGAGCCTTACTTATTACCGGCACCAACGGGAAAACCACCACGGCTGCCATGTTGCGCCACCTTATGCAACAGGGAGGGTTCCAAGTTGTCGCCAACCAGGCGGGAGCCAACCTGATTGCGGGGATTACGGCCACGTTCGTGCAGTTTCGGGGGCTAGCGGACTGGGCGCTTTTAGAAACCGATGAGGCGACCATGCCGCGAGCAAGCCAGGAAATCGAACCGGCCGCGATATTGGTCACCAATTTTTTTCGGGATCAATTAGATCGGTATGGTGAACTCAGCACAACGGTTCAATACGTGCGGCGGGGGATCGAGAACATGGGGCCGCGCGGGCAATTGGTGCTAAACGCCGATGATCCCCAAGTGGCTTTTTTGGGCCATGCGCGTTCCGATGTGGTGTATTACGGCTTTACGGGCGTGCCCGAAACGTCACCCGATCAGGGATATGAAGCGGTGGATGCCCGCTTTTGCCCGGCGTGTGGGCATCCGTTGACTTATCGCGTACGGTATTATGCGCATTTGGGTGACTACTTCTGCGAAGCGTGCGGTTGGCAACGCCCCGAGGCGACGGTGGGGGTGGAATTTTGGGACCGCACGAGCCGTATCGCTCGGGTGCGGGTGGGCGACGTCCGGCAAGAAATTCCCTGGCGGTTGCCTGGACTCTATAATCTCTATAATGAAGCGGCGGCATTGGCGGCGGGGTGGGCTCTAGGCATGGAGGCCCAAGCCATGGCAGAACATCTGGCCTCCTTTTCGGCAGCTTTCGGGCGCATGGAATGGCTTCAAATTGGCCACCGGGATATTTGGCTCGCCCTCGTGAAAAATCCGGTGGGTTTTGACCAGGTGTTACGGACCGTGGCGGAAGAGTCTCAGCCGATGGACGTGTTAATCGTGATTAATGATCGCTATGCGGACGGTCGGGACGTCTCGTGGTTGTGGGATGTCGACTTTGAACGCTGGGTTCCGCAAATGCCTGTTCGGCAATGGTGGGTCAGCGGTATTCGAGCTTGGGATATGGCAGTTCGGTTGAAGTATGCGGGCGTCACGCCACGGGCCGTGCGGGTGGTGGAGTCCCCGGCGGCTGCGATGGCAGCGGCCGTCAGCGAGGGAGAAGGCCCCTTGTTTGTGTTGCCGACGTACACGGCGATGTTGGAAGTCCGGCAATATCTCACAGCCCAGGGGCATGTGCGACATTTTCGCGAAGGATAA
- a CDS encoding selenocysteine-specific translation elongation factor SelB (PFAM: Elongation factor Tu domain 2; Elongation factor Tu GTP binding domain; Elongation factor SelB, winged helix~TIGRFAM: selenocysteine-specific elongation factor SelB; small GTP-binding protein domain; translation elongation factor TU~COGs: COG3276 Selenocysteine-specific translation elongation factor~InterProIPR000795:IPR004161:IPR015190:IPR015191:IPR 005225:IPR004535~KEGG: adg:Adeg_0673 selenocysteine-specific translation elongation factor~PFAM: Protein synthesis factor, GTP-binding; Translation elongation factor EFTu/EF1A, domain 2; Translation elongation factor SelB, winged helix, type 2; Translation elongation factor SelB, winged helix, type 3~SPTR: Selenocysteine-specific translation elongation factor;~TIGRFAM: Translation elongation factor, selenocysteine-specific; Small GTP-binding protein) yields MEQLWRPVIFGTAGHIDHGKTTLVRALTGEDTDRLPEEKARGISIDLGFAHFVLPGGQLAAFIDVPGHEKFIRNMVAGVHGMDAVLLVVAADEGVMPQTREHLDILQLLGVQHGLTVMTKADLVDEDLLEISQEVVREAIASTFLEHSPIYVVDAISGRGLPTLLNALADLARQVTPRPIEGPARLPIDRVFTVKGFGTVVTGTLVSGQIRVEQGLEVVPGDVPVRVRGIQSHGQALEQVVSGRRVALNLAGIDRSQVERGQVVATPGTIRAVDVMTIRLTLLPSSPEMKAKTRVHIHSGTAEALGRVYFYDRDVLQPGESTFAELRLETVMPVARGDRVLLRSYSPVVTIGGGRVIDAGIHHKRREPGLLTTLQYLADDRLDILVEAVLKGAEQPLTVEDVAQKIGVAVWEVQRVLPELSGVLGSDPYYWHVVPQSAWLEAVAQDLAVFHETRPLRVGPSREEIRARWAAKWPSRAFQEMLETGPWILDREWVRLPSHKPHPPQGREAAVEKLYTTIRSQGLRPEPLDSWADLVGLTDPELGDALDWLALNGRIWRIDNALYIADEAMTEAVTKIRAALADGPKSTGVLREALNTSRRHAVSILELLDTRRLTRRQGDERMWVGG; encoded by the coding sequence ATGGAACAATTATGGCGACCAGTCATTTTTGGGACGGCAGGCCACATTGATCACGGCAAAACGACGTTGGTCCGTGCCTTGACGGGTGAAGATACGGACCGCTTGCCGGAGGAAAAAGCGCGGGGAATTTCCATTGATTTGGGCTTTGCCCACTTTGTTTTGCCTGGCGGGCAACTGGCGGCATTTATTGACGTACCGGGGCATGAAAAATTTATCCGGAATATGGTGGCCGGGGTTCACGGTATGGATGCGGTGTTGTTGGTGGTGGCCGCCGATGAAGGGGTGATGCCTCAGACGCGAGAACACCTGGATATCCTGCAACTGCTGGGGGTTCAACACGGGCTGACGGTGATGACAAAAGCCGACTTGGTTGACGAGGACTTGTTGGAGATTTCCCAAGAGGTGGTGCGGGAAGCCATCGCGTCGACATTTTTGGAACACTCTCCGATCTATGTGGTGGACGCGATTTCGGGCCGTGGGCTCCCTACCCTATTAAATGCGTTAGCCGATTTGGCACGCCAGGTGACGCCACGACCGATTGAAGGCCCGGCCCGGTTACCCATTGACCGCGTGTTTACGGTCAAAGGATTCGGCACGGTGGTCACCGGGACGTTAGTTTCGGGGCAAATTCGAGTAGAACAGGGACTCGAAGTGGTCCCGGGAGACGTACCGGTACGGGTGCGGGGCATTCAATCGCATGGTCAAGCCCTGGAACAGGTGGTATCCGGTCGACGCGTCGCGCTAAATTTAGCCGGTATCGATCGCAGTCAAGTGGAACGGGGACAAGTTGTCGCAACCCCGGGAACGATACGGGCGGTCGATGTGATGACGATTCGGTTGACATTATTACCCTCCAGTCCCGAAATGAAGGCCAAGACGCGGGTCCATATCCATTCCGGCACGGCTGAGGCGTTAGGCCGAGTCTATTTTTATGATCGCGACGTTTTGCAGCCGGGAGAATCCACATTTGCCGAGTTGCGGCTGGAAACGGTCATGCCGGTGGCTCGCGGCGATCGGGTATTGCTTCGGTCCTACAGTCCCGTCGTCACCATCGGTGGCGGTCGCGTAATCGACGCCGGGATTCACCATAAAAGACGTGAACCGGGCCTCTTGACCACCCTTCAATATCTGGCGGATGATCGGCTGGATATTTTGGTCGAAGCGGTGTTGAAAGGTGCGGAGCAACCCTTAACGGTTGAGGATGTGGCACAAAAAATCGGGGTAGCCGTGTGGGAAGTTCAACGGGTACTCCCGGAGCTTTCGGGGGTCCTAGGGTCCGACCCATACTATTGGCACGTCGTACCCCAGTCGGCTTGGCTCGAAGCCGTGGCCCAGGATCTTGCCGTCTTTCATGAGACCCGGCCGCTCCGGGTCGGCCCGAGCCGAGAAGAGATACGGGCCCGATGGGCGGCGAAATGGCCGTCGCGCGCGTTTCAAGAAATGTTGGAGACCGGGCCCTGGATTTTGGATCGCGAGTGGGTGCGCTTGCCGTCGCATAAGCCGCATCCGCCCCAAGGCCGGGAAGCGGCCGTCGAAAAACTCTATACGACGATTCGTTCGCAAGGGTTACGGCCCGAGCCCCTCGACAGCTGGGCGGACCTCGTGGGACTAACCGATCCGGAACTGGGGGATGCCCTCGACTGGCTAGCCTTAAACGGGCGCATTTGGCGCATCGATAACGCGCTTTATATCGCGGACGAGGCGATGACCGAAGCCGTCACCAAGATTCGTGCCGCGCTGGCCGACGGCCCGAAAAGTACCGGCGTGCTTCGCGAGGCCTTGAATACCAGTCGCCGCCACGCCGTTTCCATTCTGGAACTGTTGGATACCCGGCGGTTGACGCGACGGCAGGGCGACGAACGGATGTGGGTGGGGGGATAA
- a CDS encoding Stage II sporulation protein E (PFAM: Stage II sporulation protein E (SpoIIE)~InterPro IPR010822:IPR001932~KEGG: sth:STH2447 hypothetical protein~PFAM: Sporulation stage II, protein E C-terminal~SMART: Protein phosphatase 2C-related~SPTR: Protein serine/threonine phosphatase), whose translation MFRIQVAWSKMPKGGVGTSGDSVELVERPLGGVTLILADGQGSGPAARRISRLVSMKAVSLIADGSRDGAVARAVQDMLYTAREGRVTATLALLTVDFATRSLVISRNSPAPVVVRQEGRVFRIDGAAEVIGTYRRTKPQVTELDLVEGTICLTFSDGLSQAGRRYGREIDWAAWDARLAASDVDQLADLVDALMQDAVDLDQGRPGDDISIMALGVRRDDQSSLRRLSASIPF comes from the coding sequence ATGTTTCGTATTCAAGTCGCTTGGAGTAAGATGCCTAAGGGCGGTGTCGGGACGAGTGGGGACAGTGTGGAACTGGTAGAGCGCCCGTTAGGCGGGGTGACATTAATATTAGCCGACGGACAAGGATCAGGGCCGGCGGCCCGACGCATTAGCCGATTGGTGTCTATGAAGGCGGTGAGTCTCATAGCCGACGGATCCCGTGACGGCGCGGTGGCACGCGCGGTGCAGGACATGCTGTATACGGCCCGGGAAGGCCGGGTAACGGCAACCTTGGCGTTGTTGACGGTCGACTTTGCCACTCGAAGCCTCGTGATTAGTCGCAACAGCCCGGCGCCAGTCGTTGTCCGGCAGGAGGGCCGGGTGTTTCGGATTGACGGCGCCGCCGAGGTGATCGGCACCTATCGGCGGACCAAACCACAAGTCACGGAACTCGATTTAGTCGAGGGGACGATTTGTTTGACGTTTTCCGATGGACTAAGTCAGGCGGGTCGACGATATGGCCGGGAAATTGATTGGGCGGCCTGGGATGCCCGTTTGGCGGCTTCTGATGTCGATCAGCTGGCGGATTTGGTGGATGCCCTGATGCAAGATGCGGTAGATCTTGACCAAGGGCGGCCTGGCGACGACATCAGTATTATGGCATTAGGAGTGAGACGCGATGATCAATCATCGCTCAGACGTCTGTCCGCCAGCATCCCCTTCTAG
- a CDS encoding hypothetical protein (KEGG: tro:trd_0231 hypothetical protein~SPTR: Putative uncharacterized protein), with protein sequence MINHRSDVCPPASPSSPGLILVGVCAAGKSTVANLLKAQGVLAHAVAQEHSLVPTLFQKPNHRVVYLAARWETVHRRRQMSWHRVNYLVERERLRQARQQAGLVVHTDGLTADEVAQIILRWFIRSSKA encoded by the coding sequence ATGATCAATCATCGCTCAGACGTCTGTCCGCCAGCATCCCCTTCTAGTCCGGGCCTTATTTTGGTCGGGGTGTGTGCGGCAGGGAAAAGTACGGTCGCCAACCTATTGAAAGCCCAGGGGGTTCTGGCGCATGCGGTAGCGCAAGAGCATTCGTTAGTCCCGACCCTCTTTCAAAAACCGAACCATCGCGTGGTGTACCTTGCCGCCCGGTGGGAAACGGTCCACCGTCGGCGCCAGATGAGCTGGCATCGGGTTAATTATCTGGTGGAACGGGAGCGTCTTCGGCAAGCCCGGCAACAGGCAGGTTTAGTGGTGCATACCGACGGCTTGACCGCCGACGAGGTCGCTCAAATTATCCTTCGTTGGTTTATTCGATCGTCAAAAGCGTGA